In a single window of the Zea mays cultivar B73 chromosome 5, Zm-B73-REFERENCE-NAM-5.0, whole genome shotgun sequence genome:
- the LOC100273378 gene encoding uncharacterized protein LOC100273378 → MTRTRSRRREGAILGSSSSGSWPWSRWPPACWCSAPSTVPWRPSPAAGSAGRRSGPRPGRPALGSTTPGPTSTSTRRWRRRWADTGTGARSSAATATAGRRSASSPPGRASPSGSAAASTRSSSSWCWAPSSELSGGSSTGTTTITTTTDYQCQAPATYFTFVCNIYMTKFFPCGILGTECTDDASGDVCNNFVHSEM, encoded by the exons ATGACAAGGACAAGGTCCCGTCGTCGGGAGGGAGCGATCTTGGGGTCAAGCAGCTCGGGAAGCTGGCCATGGTCGCGCTGGCCGCCGGCGTGCTGGTGCTCGGCCCCGTCGACGGTGCCGTGGCGGCCAAGTCCGGCGGCAGGGTCGGCGGGCAGGCGTTCCGGTCCGCGCCCCGGTCGTCCGGCCCTCGGATCAACAACTCCAG GACCAACATCTACATCAACCCGCCGGTGGCGCCGCCGCTGGGCGGATACGGGTACGGGAGCCCGTTCTTCGGCGGCTACGGCTACGGCTGGTCGCCGTTCAGCTTCTTCGCCCCCGGGCCGAGCGTCGCCGTCGGGGTCGGCGGCGGCTTCGACACGCTCGTCCTCTTCTTGGTGCTGGGCGCCGTCGTCGGAGCTGTCAGGCGGTTCCTCAACAGGAACAACGACGATTACGACGACTACTGATTATCAGTGCCAGGCTCCTGCTACGTACTTCACCTTCGTGTGTAATATATATATGACGAAATTTTTCCCGTGCGGAATTCTAGGAACGGAGTGTACTGACGATGCATCAGGAGATGTATGTAATAATTTTGTCCACAGTGAAATGTAA
- the LOC100273378 gene encoding uncharacterized protein isoform X1: MALAPAPLQCFLTSSRPAVCTATPPNKRARRPSRISCRASGDDKDKVPSSGGSDLGVKQLGKLAMVALAAGVLVLGPVDGAVAAKSGGRVGGQAFRSAPRSSGPRINNSRTNIYINPPVAPPLGGYGYGSPFFGGYGYGWSPFSFFAPGPSVAVGVGGGFDTLVLFLVLGAVVGAVRRFLNRNNDDYDDY, encoded by the exons ATGGCTCTGGCGCCGGCGCCTCTCCAGTGCTTCCTCACGAGCAGCAGACCGGCCGTATGCACGGCGACGCCGCCCAATAAGCGCGCGAGGAGGCCGTCGAGGATCTCGTGCAGGGCGTCCGGCGATGACAAGGACAAGGTCCCGTCGTCGGGAGGGAGCGATCTTGGGGTCAAGCAGCTCGGGAAGCTGGCCATGGTCGCGCTGGCCGCCGGCGTGCTGGTGCTCGGCCCCGTCGACGGTGCCGTGGCGGCCAAGTCCGGCGGCAGGGTCGGCGGGCAGGCGTTCCGGTCCGCGCCCCGGTCGTCCGGCCCTCGGATCAACAACTCCAG GACCAACATCTACATCAACCCGCCGGTGGCGCCGCCGCTGGGCGGATACGGGTACGGGAGCCCGTTCTTCGGCGGCTACGGCTACGGCTGGTCGCCGTTCAGCTTCTTCGCCCCCGGGCCGAGCGTCGCCGTCGGGGTCGGCGGCGGCTTCGACACGCTCGTCCTCTTCTTGGTGCTGGGCGCCGTCGTCGGAGCTGTCAGGCGGTTCCTCAACAGGAACAACGACGATTACGACGACTACTGA